From the genome of Sphingobacterium sp. UGAL515B_05:
TCTGCTGTAGGCTGCAATACGTCACTTCCTGCGAATCTATCGTCTGTACGATCACATAGTTTCCCATACTCTGCACGAATAGGATATCGTGCAGAAAAATCTTCTTTAACTGTTTGTCCACCTTCAGAAAAATATGCGCATCTGGAGAAGCTGCCAACAGGCCTACAGATGGAGCAGCGCTGCTGAGCACATCAAATGCCCGATTGGCCGCCTTAAAGAAGCGTTCGAAGGGCACCGGTTTTAACAGATAATCGACAACGTCCAGCTCATACCCCCGCAATGCATATTTTTCATACGCCGAGACGACGATTATCTTGGGCGGATTGCTCAGGCTCGCTATATAGTCCAAGCCTGATATCTCGGGCATCTCAATATCAAGAAAGATAAGGTCAAGGGGATGCAAACGCAGATACTGGCTCAACTCGATCGCATCTTCGCATTCAGCAACAAGCTTCAAAAAATCTATTTTCTCGATGTAGGATGCGATTCCTTTGCGCGCAAAAGGTTCATCGTCTACTATAGCACATCTGATCTCTCTCATAAACAGTTATAAATCTAG
Proteins encoded in this window:
- a CDS encoding LytR/AlgR family response regulator transcription factor, whose translation is MREIRCAIVDDEPFARKGIASYIEKIDFLKLVAECEDAIELSQYLRLHPLDLIFLDIEMPEISGLDYIASLSNPPKIIVVSAYEKYALRGYELDVVDYLLKPVPFERFFKAANRAFDVLSSAAPSVGLLAASPDAHIFLKVDKQLKKIFLHDILFVQSMGNYVIVQTIDSQEVTYCSLQQMISTLPVHQFIACHRSYLVNRNRIAIIEGNQLHVGEYKIPIARNLREDVMASILNRS